A window from Prochlorococcus marinus str. GP2 encodes these proteins:
- the ruvC gene encoding crossover junction endodeoxyribonuclease RuvC: protein MRIIGIDPGLARVGYGIIEIENERKILLDCGVIETGKDKKEEDRLYEIFQDLNELINHWNPTAAAVEKFFFYRSSTTISVVQARGVIMMVLASKKIHVSEYSPAQIKLTIAGSGKASKKDILDAVMYNLDLKNPPKPDDSADALAIALTKLNEDGFN, encoded by the coding sequence GTGAGAATAATTGGGATTGACCCTGGATTAGCTAGAGTTGGTTATGGAATAATAGAGATAGAAAATGAAAGAAAGATATTATTAGATTGCGGCGTTATTGAGACAGGTAAAGATAAAAAAGAAGAAGATAGACTTTATGAGATATTCCAAGATCTAAATGAATTAATAAATCATTGGAACCCAACTGCAGCGGCAGTAGAAAAATTTTTCTTTTACAGGTCAAGCACTACCATTAGTGTGGTGCAGGCTAGAGGCGTGATTATGATGGTATTGGCCTCTAAAAAAATTCATGTTAGTGAGTATTCACCTGCTCAGATAAAATTAACAATTGCTGGGTCTGGAAAGGCATCTAAGAAAGATATTCTTGATGCTGTTATGTATAACTTAGATCTTAAAAATCCTCCAAAACCTGATGATTCAGCAGATGCATTGGCTATAGCACTCACAAAACTAAATGAGGATGGCTTTAACTGA